CCCTTTGGTGTGTTCATCGCGCTGACCTTCATCGGGTTTCCCTTCGTGGTCCGCACGGTGCAACCGGTGATGGAGGATCTGGGGCCGGAGCTTGAGGAAGCCTCCGCGAGCCTCGGTGCGAACCGCTGGACGACGTTCCGGCGGGTGATTTTCCCTTTGCTAGTGCCGGCCTTGATCACTGGCTTCACCTTGGCCTTCGCCCGCGCGATCGGGGAATATGGCTCGGTGATCTTCATCTCGGGCAATCTGCCGATGAAGACGGAGATCCTGCCGCTGCTGATTGTCGCTCAGTTGGAGCAATACAAGTATGAGGGAGCCGCAGTGATCGCGGCGGGGATGCTGATCGTTTCCTTCGGCCTTCTGTTCCTGATCAACCTTCTCCAACGCCGCCTGAACTGGCAGTCCCGCTGAACCGATGGCTTACAAACCGGTCACCACAGAATCTGCTCCAGTCCGTTGGCTTCTCATCGGGCTGGCCTTCGTGATTCTCACGCTTTTCCTGCTGCTGCCCTTGGCTGCAGTGTTCATCGAGGCCTTCCGCCGTGGCGCGGATGTCTTCGTGAAGTCGCTTACGGAGGATGCCGCGCTTTCGGCGATCAAGCTGACGATTCTCGCGGCCGCGATTTCGGTGCCGCTGAATACGGTCTTCGGCCTGGCCGCCGCGTGGTTGATCACGAAGTTCCGGTTCAAGGGGCGCTCTTTCCTGCTCTCCCTGATTGACCTTCCCTTTGCGGTCTCTCCGGTCATCGCCGGTCTCGTCTTCGTCCTGCTCTTCGGCCTGAAGGGCTGGTTCGGGCCTTGGCTCCGGGAGCATGATATCGAGATCATCTTCGCGCTGCCGGGTATCATTCTCGCCACGGTGTTCGTGACCTTTCCCTTCGTAGCCCGCGAGCTGATCCCGCTGATGGAAAGCCAAGGAAGCGATCAGGAAGAGGCGGCGGTGACGCTCGGCGCGCACGGCTGGCAGATCTTCCGGAAAGTCACGATTCCGAATATCAAGTGGGGCCTCCTCTATGGCGTACTGCTATGCAATGCCCGTGCGATGGGCGAGTTCGGCGCCGTGTCGGTGGTTTCCGGCCACATCCGTGGCAAGACGAACACGCTGCCGCTGCATGTCGAGGTGCTCTACAACGAATATCAATTCAGCGCGGCCTTTGCCTGCGCGGCCCTGCTGGCTCTTCTTGCTCTCGTGACCCTCGGCCTCAAAACCGCCGTCGAACATTTCACCGGCCATTCCTCCAAGAGAAGGCACTGATTTTCCGCTCCGAAACCCTTTCCTGTCATGTCCGTCTCCATCCAATCCATTCACAAGACCTTCGGCACCTACACCGCGCTGGATGATGTGTCGCTCGAGGTTCCTGATGGCTCGCTCACGGCATTGCTCGGTCCTTCCGGATCCGGAAAGACGACGCTGCTGCGCATCGTTGCCGGTCTGGAGTATGCCGATGCCGGGAGTGGCAGGGTGCTTTTCCACGGCGAAGACGTGACGGATGTCCCGGCTGGAAAGCGCGGCGTCGGTTTCGTGTTCCAGCACTACGCGCTCTTCAAGCACATGTCCGTGGCGGACAACATCGCCTTCGGCCTCACGGTGCTGCCCGGCTCCAAACGTCCGGCGAAGAGCGAGATCAACGATCGCGTGAAGGAGTTGCTCCATCTCGTGAAGCTCGACGGTCTCGACAAGCGCCGTCCGCACGAGCTCTCCGGTGGCCAGCGCCAGCGTGTCGCCCTTGCCCGCGCCCTCGCGATCCGGCCGAAGGTCCTGCTCCTGGACGAACCCTTCGGCGCGCTTGACGCCCAGGTGCGAAAGGATCTGCGCCGCTGGCTCCGCCAATTCCACGATGAGATCGGCCTCACCACTTTGTTCGTGACCCACGACCAGGAGGAGGCTCTCGAGCTGGCCGACCAGGTGGTGGTGATGCGCAATGCCCGCATCGAGCAGACGGGCAAGCCGCAGAAGATCTACGATGAGCCTCGTACTTCTTTCGTCTACGAGTTCCTCGGCGAGGTGAACAAGCTGGACGACGGCCGCTATGTCCGCCCGCACGAGATCGAGCTGAAGTTCGCCGCCGAAGAAGGAGTCCACCTTGCCGGCCGCGTGAGTCACCTCTTCGTGGCGGGTCCCTTTGCTCGTCTTAGCGTGGTTCCAGAGAACGGTAGCCGCCGCGAGGTGGAGGTCTGGGCGACCCGCGAGCAGGTGGAGGAGATGGCGCTGGAGAATGGCGATATCGTCGGGCTGCGTTTCCCCGAGCTCAAGGACTCGAGCAAGCCGAAGGATAGCAGCAAGCCGGAGTGATTTTGCTTCATCGGGCGAGGGGTAAATCCTTGCTGGGAAGAAAGGAGAGTCCTGCTAGCAATCGTAGGGACGACTCTCCTCGATACCATGAAGCGAAACCTGCTCTCCGGCGTTGCCTTGGCTTTTTCATCCTTTGCGGCTCTGCCTCTGACGGCCGAGACCGATGCGCTCTCTGGAAAGGATCTTGCCCGGCACGATTTTCTCTACGCGGGGGAGTCCAAGCAGCGGCGCGCCTATCTGGTGAAGGGTGGGGAAGTGGTGTGGTCCTATGACGATCCGGCAGGAAAAGGCGAGATCAGCGACGCGGTCTTGCTCGCCAATGGCAATTTGTTGATCGCCCACCAATATGCGGTGAAATTGATCTCCCCGGAGAAGAAAGTCCTCTGGAATCTGGATGCTCCGGAGGGGACTGAAATTCACACCGCGATGCCGATTGGCAGTGACCACGTCATCTATGTGCAGAACGGGAACCCGGCGTGGGTGAGAGTGGTCAACTTCAAGACCGGCGAGACCAAGAATGAGTTCCAAGTGCCTACCGGAAACCCCAAGGGCGTTCACGGGCAGTTTCGCCATGGTCGTCTCAGCTCACGCGGCACGCTCCTGCTGGCGCACATGGATATGGGCAAGGTTTCAGAATACGATGCCAGCGGGAAAGAGCTTCGCTCTTGGTCCTCGGATCGTCCTTGGGGGGTGGCTCCGTTGAAGAACGGGAATATCCTCGTTACGGAGCGCGCTGCGATCCGTGAGCTCACTCTCGATGGAAAAGAGGTTTCGGTGATCAGGCCATCTGTTGATGCTCCTGAGTTCGATCTAAACAGCCTCCAGCTCGCATGGCGTCTGTCGAACGGGAACACGCTCGTGAACAATTGGTTCAACGAATGGAGCGGCGAGGTCGATCGGACCAAGCCGCCCGTCCAAGCGGTGGAGTTCACGCCTGACAAGAAGATCGTGTGGGTACTCCGGTCCTGGGAGAAGCCAGACTTGGGGCCGTCCACCACGATTCAGATCCTTGATCACGCGGAGCCGTTGGAGAATGTCGGATTTGGCTCCATTCGCTAAGCCGCCGGCGTGTGATTTGCACGATCTCGTCACGAAGTGGTGAGGCGAGAGTGACCGGAAAATGGCGGGGATTCCCACGAAAAGGGGAAATGCGTGGCGATGAATCTCCGCGGGTTTCCTGCTAAGGGTGGTATCATTCCGTCAGCCAACGGAAACGTGCAAGTGCCCTTGACCCGATTGGGTTAAGGGTGACTTGGCTGTGTGCCCCTGATGCGACGGGATAAGGACCTTTCTCTTTTCCGGCTCTTCCTTGTGGACCATGGCGAAATCCAACCCCGTCGATCCCCGCTCCGAACCCGTTGCTGAGCCCCGCGCGTGTTCATGAGGCATCGATAGATCGAGTCCTCTCCGGTCTCACGCCCCAACCCAATGCCCAGCCCCTTGCATCTCCTCCGCCGGATCTCCGTGGCATTTCTTGCTGCGTTTTCCTCTGCCGCGTCAGCCGCGGTGAATCTCGATTTCGAGAAATCCACCTATAGCACGCTGACCTCAGAGACGGTGACTTTGACCGGGCACTCCGAACTGCACGTGACGGGCAGCGGCGATCCGATTCCAGGTTGCACGATCCATCTGAACTCGGAGGATTCGTGGGTCTTTTTTCATAACGTCACGCCTTCGGCCGTGATCTCCAGCCTTCTTTCCCGGATCCGGGTGAATGGTGCTGTGGCGGTGGCGGACTCGAATGTAAGGGTGGTGCAGCATGTTGCGGGTGCGGTCGTGATCCCCTACACCGCGGCTTATCAGCCCTTGCGGGTTTTCACCGGGGCGCATCTCACCGGTAGCTCCCGGGGCCTTGGTCCTTATACGGCCTATGGGGATGGTTCCCTTGGTGTGTTTTCGAACAATGTCCGATCCTTTGTTCTGAAGCGGGGCTACACCGCGACTTTCGCCCAGAATGAGAATGGCACGGGTATCAGCCGCAATTTCGTGGCACAGGATTCCGATCTGGAAGTTTCCTTGATGCCCTCGGGCCTTGATGGAGATGTGAGTTTCATCCGGATTTTCCCGTGGCGCTGGGTTAGCAAGAAAGGGTCATGCGATGTGGATCCGGGCGCGCTGAATGCCAAGTGGCACTACAATTGGAATATCAGCGCCAATTCCACGGCGGACCGCGAGTATGCCGCGATCCGGCAGCAGCCATACTGGCCGGGGCTTGATCAGGATTGGAAAGCGCGCGGGATCAACCATCTGCTTGGCTTCAACGAGCCGAACAATCCGGTCGAGGATGCCTACAAGAACCTGACACCCCAAGGATCCGTGAGTGATGCGGTGGCGCGTTGGCCGGATCTGCTGGCCACCGGCTTGCGTGTGGGTGCCCCGGCAGTGACGGATGGAGGCTACGGTTGGATCGCCGACTTCATCAATCAGGCAAATGCCGCCGGTGTCCGCGTGGATTATGTTCCCGTGCACTATTACCGGAGCTACGCGAACAAGAATGACCCGGCGGGGGCGGCGGCGCAGATGTACAATTTCCTGAAGAGCATCTACGATGTAGCCCAACGTCCGATCTGGGTCACGGAGTTTAACAACGGTGCGAACTGGACGGACAACGCCCATGACCCGGATGTGACCCAGAATCGCAATGCCATCGAGGCGATGGTCCAGATGATGGACAACACGCCTTGGATCGAGCGCTACGCGGTCTATAGCAATGTCGAGTGGTTCCGCAAGACGCACTACGATGATGGAAGCCTCACGCCGATGGGCACGATGTATCGGGACCGGGTT
This portion of the Luteolibacter luteus genome encodes:
- a CDS encoding sulfate/molybdate ABC transporter ATP-binding protein — protein: MSVSIQSIHKTFGTYTALDDVSLEVPDGSLTALLGPSGSGKTTLLRIVAGLEYADAGSGRVLFHGEDVTDVPAGKRGVGFVFQHYALFKHMSVADNIAFGLTVLPGSKRPAKSEINDRVKELLHLVKLDGLDKRRPHELSGGQRQRVALARALAIRPKVLLLDEPFGALDAQVRKDLRRWLRQFHDEIGLTTLFVTHDQEEALELADQVVVMRNARIEQTGKPQKIYDEPRTSFVYEFLGEVNKLDDGRYVRPHEIELKFAAEEGVHLAGRVSHLFVAGPFARLSVVPENGSRREVEVWATREQVEEMALENGDIVGLRFPELKDSSKPKDSSKPE
- the cysW gene encoding sulfate ABC transporter permease subunit CysW, coding for MAYKPVTTESAPVRWLLIGLAFVILTLFLLLPLAAVFIEAFRRGADVFVKSLTEDAALSAIKLTILAAAISVPLNTVFGLAAAWLITKFRFKGRSFLLSLIDLPFAVSPVIAGLVFVLLFGLKGWFGPWLREHDIEIIFALPGIILATVFVTFPFVARELIPLMESQGSDQEEAAVTLGAHGWQIFRKVTIPNIKWGLLYGVLLCNARAMGEFGAVSVVSGHIRGKTNTLPLHVEVLYNEYQFSAAFACAALLALLALVTLGLKTAVEHFTGHSSKRRH
- the cysT gene encoding sulfate ABC transporter permease subunit CysT, giving the protein MAKKQRVLPGYGLSMGITITWLSLIILIPLAALFIKAAGLGPAQWWSILTSPRVLAAAKLTFGASAAAAGVSVVLGLLVSWVLVRYRFPGRGILDAIVDLPFALPTAVAGITLTQIYAPTGWIGKYLAEWGIKGAYSPFGVFIALTFIGFPFVVRTVQPVMEDLGPELEEASASLGANRWTTFRRVIFPLLVPALITGFTLAFARAIGEYGSVIFISGNLPMKTEILPLLIVAQLEQYKYEGAAVIAAGMLIVSFGLLFLINLLQRRLNWQSR